The Thermomicrobiales bacterium region CGAAATGGAGCCCATAGTTCTCCGTCATGACGGTGAGCAGCGGCCGGTCGCTTGCTTCCAGCCCAATGACCCGGGCCGGGTTGGCCAGATCGGCTTCCGGCATCGCCGCGACGACCTCGAAGAGCGCCGGGAACACACGATCGCGCTCGACCCGTACCTCCGCGGGCGACTTCGTCACGATCGATTTCCGATACCACTCGTTGATCGCATCGGTATCCCCGGCGTCCCAAAGCTCCTGCGGCATACCCGCGGTTTGCCAGATCGGCGTGCCCGCGGCCAGCAGAGGCTTTTCTACGCGTAACCAGGTCGCCACATGACCAACGTGATCCCGGATGTTCCAACCGGCGGCATTCGTCGGTCCCAACCAGACATCGTCGGAGAACCGGTCACTCGCGGAGACCAACGCGTTCCATTGATCGGTCATGAACGCGAGCAGCTCGATCTTGTTGGTTGGGAGATGCACGGTGTCAGTCATTGGTCCTTCCCTCATGTCGACACCAGCGTACCGTATCTCCCCATGAGACCGGAGCAATCCGCTCACGGCCGCGCGTCACGCTCCCGATAGGCGGGACGTCACCACCCAGGTCGCAATCTGGGTGCGCGAGCTAAACCCGAACTTGCTCAGGATATTGGCAATATGCCGCTCCACCGTCGACCGCGCGATGAAAAGCTGGTCCGCAATCGAGCGATTCGAATACCCGGATGCAACCAGCGTCGCAATCTCCCGCTCGCGTCGGGTGAGGACCGGTGTGCCCTTCGGCGATTGTTCGACCCGTTGCTTCGAGCCTCGAGCACCGGCGGTGGCAGGCTCTGCCGGGTTTACCGTCGGAACCGCGCTCATGGGCCATTCGGCTGCATGCATGTCGCAGTCGTGCCCCAGCAATTGCTCGATCTCCGCCGTCGGAACGGGACGTATGGTCCAGGCCGGACGCGGCCCGGACAGAATGAGCTTCGGTGGCCGCCCGTCCCTGGACGGCTCCAGTGCGCGGGCAAAGCGGCCCCGCCCTCCTGCGCCAGCGGCGGCTTGTGTGGTTGTTATCCCAACCGGGCGAGTATCGAACGTCGTTCCCCAGTATCTGCCCACATCGCCCCGCGTGGCGCTGGCAGTATTCATCCCATTCGTCTCATGCAGAACTGTCATCGTCATTCCCCCAAATAGCTCTTCCATCACCTTAGGCAAACCCACGAGCACAAACGCGCGTCCCGCCACATCACATCGACAGGACGCGCGTCGTGGGCAATGGCGTCTAGTACGCCGGCGCGATGTTCTTGTTGAATCGGAAGACGTTGTCCGGATCGAACTGCCGCTTCACCTGCCGCAGCCGATCGAGCAGACCTGGCTCATAGGCCTGGCGCGCCGGATCGCGCACTTCATCTTCGGTCATGAAGTTGACATAGTGTCCCGTCGCGTACGGCAACAGCGACGCATGATTCGTCTTGGCCCAGTCGATCATCGCTTCATCCTGCGCCGGGTCTTCCCATGACGCCTGGTAGTTCACCAGAAACTCGCGGCTGAGATGGCTGGTGGCGGTTGCGCCAGTGTCGCCGCGTTTGGCCGCGCCCCCGAGATGGGGGAGCAGGATCGACGAGAAGGGCGAGCGGAAGCTGGTGCCGTTCTCGAGCAACGCTTGCTTGACGCCCTCGTTGAAATCGTCGAAATAGACCGACTTCCAGTAGTAGCGCCGCCCGAACGGCTGCCCGGAATCGAGAAACGCCTGATGCTCGCGATACGGCTTAGGCTTGATCGTGTTCGCCAGTGGCGTTCCATAGGTCATGATCGGCGCCATCGCCTGCAGGCCGTCCTCGACCGGGCCGGCATACATCGCGGCAATACCAACCACCGGCTTGCCATGCACCTCTGCTGGCAGGAATGGCGCCGGAGGCGCGACCCGCATCACCAATACATGCATCAATTCGTCTGGAGCCTTGGCCGATTCGCGCGTGAAGAGATCCATGATCTCCGGCGCCATTTCCATCGGCCAGAGCACCAGGCCGCCAGCAATCTCTGGTCCGAGCGTAATTGGCTCGAACTCGAAGCTGGTGACAACGCCGAAGTTTCCACCGCCTCCGCGAATTGCCCAGAACAGGTCGGGTTCGTGGTCGGCGTCGATCCTGCGGATGGCGCCGTCTGCGGTCACGATGGTCGCGCCGGTCAAACTGTCGGTTGTGTATCCCTTGCTCCGGGAGAGCCAGCCAAACCCGCCGCCAAGCGTGAATCCCGCGACGCCCGTCGTGGAAACGATGCCGCCCGGCACGATCATTCCATACGGTTCGAGTGCCGCATCGACATCGGCCCAGTTGGCGCCTGCCTGCACGGTCACCCGGTTGCGCCGGGTATCGACCGCGATATCCCGCATGCGGGTCATGTTGATGGTCAAGCCGCCATGGGCAAGAGCGGTTCCGGCGATGTTGTGACCGCCGCCGCGCACCGAGAAGGGCATGCCCGTCCGCACGGCGAATTCGACGAGTTCGACGACATCCTGCTCCGACTCGGGCAGGGCAATCAGCGCAGGGCGCGCTTCGATCATGGCATTCCAGATCGTGCGGGCTTCCGCGTAGCCGGGATCGTCCTGGGTCAATACGACGCCCGAGAGGCGCCCACGCAGATCAGACAGCGTTGATTCGACATTCACATCCATCCGTTCGACTAGAGCACTCACGTGTATCCTCCAAATAGTGTTTGTTACCGATATCAGGTTCGAACCTCGGTCTAGTATGCTGGTGTCAAGCACCCAATCAACTACGAAAACTGAAGTAGTCAGGAGTGCGTATCTCTAGCCAGATCGACGGGCGCAAGGAGGTTTTTCCCGGGTTGCAGCCATCACTCGATGCTCAAAACACCCGGATCAGCGGTAATGGGTTCGTATCGTCGGTCACATTCGAGCAAGCGTTCTGCTACGAGAAATGGAGTTCCATCTGATGCGCAGTAAGGGGTATGGCCAGTTCTGTCCGATTTCGATCGCCGCCGAAGTGCTCACCGAACGCTGGACCTTGTTGGTGCTTCGTGAGTTGCTTGCCGGCAGCACACGCTTCAACGACCTGCACCGTGGGGTGCCGCTCATGTCCGCATCGCTCCTGTCGCAGCGTTTGCGCGATCTGGAAGGCGCCGGTCTGATCGAGCGCCAGCCGCTCCCGTCGGGCAAGGGCTACAGCTATCATCTGACAGAATCGGGTGAAGCGCTGCGTCCGATCATCACCGGCATCGGGCTTTGGGGTTCCAAGTACATGCGGACCCAGTTTTCACCCGAGAATCTGGATCCGAGTCTGCTGATGTGGGACATGCGCCGCTGGATTCGCGGCGATCTCATGCCGCCAGGCAGGGTCGTCATCCGCTTCGACATCCCGGACGCGCCCGTGCAGAAACGACGCTATTGGATGGTGAAAGAAGACGGCGAGCACAACGTCGACCTGTGCCTCTTCGATCCCGGGTTCCCGGTCGATCTGGTGATCACCAGCAGCCTGGCCACCTTGACGCGCGTCTGGATGGGAGATATCGAAGCCGAGTCCGCCGTACGCAACCAGCAGCTCACCCTGGACGGAGACCCGGTGGTGCGGATGAGCTTCTACGACTGGATCGGACTCAACCCCTTCGTCCGTCTCGAAGCCGAGGGAACCGTTCCAGCTCTCCAGAGAACGGCGTAGCCGCTCACCTCAGCGGCGGCTCGACGCGAGTGACACCGTCCAGGCCTCGTAGTCCTCGATCGAACGAGATGATCTGGTCGAGGCCGAGATCCTTCGTGGCGAACAGATGGTATGTATCGGCGAAGGAGAGACGTTTCGTCTTCGCCCAGAATGCGAAAACATCACTGTATCGTTCTTTCCCAGGAAGGATGATTCCAGGCTCGGCAAGGATCCTCGTCAAGATCCGTGCGATTTCGGAACGAGGCATCGCATAGACCGTTCCCAGCGCATAGACGCATTCGAAAACCACGGTGTCGAGCAATCGCACCGTGAACTCCCCTCGCTGGAGCGCTTCGAAGAACTGCACCGAAGGTTCGATATGCTCGGGAACATCCTGCATCACGAAACGAAGGATGACGTTCGTATCGAGGAGACCAATTGGCTCCACTACCAGCTACTCATGCCGAGCAGCTGCTTGACCAATCGCCCACGCGAGTGCGTCTTCCTCTTCTTCTCGCGTGAGCGGCGGATCCGCGCGCCAAGCCGCTCCGGCGCCAGCAGTCTGTTCGACGTGCGTGGCTCTCCGAACGATCATGACACCGTCCCGTTCTTCCACCACCATCAGATCGCCTTCTTCAAGCCCAAGTTCCCGGCGAATATCGGCAGGTATCGGCAATTGACCTTCTGCGTTGATTCTCGTGATTTCTGCAACCATGGTTTCACCGCGCATTCCGCGGCACCGCCGCGCTCATATCGCGAGTGTACCGGTGTCGATCAGGCGGGGCAACTGTTGCCGAACGCCCCCAAACGGTCTCGCTCGGTCCCGAATGGTTTCTGCCTGCGTTTGCGAACTGCCGTTGTATAGTGGCGGGCTTCGCGTTTCGTACGACTCGAGAGGAGCCTCACGTGCCAGAAGATCAGATCGTGCGGGAAACTGGGCGCGCCCGCTACACGGACGAGCAGAAAGCCGATATCTGGATTCGAGGGCAGACACCCCTGCACTCGACGATCGAACTGGTCGACTACGACCCCGACTGGCCAAACCAGTACGAACAACACCGGCAGACCATCGCCAATGCGCTCGGCGACCGGATCGTCATGCTGGAGCATGTCGGCTCGACCTCCGTGCCGGGTCTGGCGGCCAAACCCCGCATCGACATCCTGCTCATCGTGGAAGACTCGTCGAACGAAGCCGCCTACGTTCCTCAACTGGAGGCTGCTGGATTCGAACTGCACATCAGGGAAACCGACTGGCACGAGCATCGCTGCTTCAAAGGCTTCGCTCCGGACGCGAACCTGCACGTCTTCTCACCTGGATGCGTCGAAATCGAGCGCATGGTCGGTTTCCGCAATTGGCTGCGCGCCCACGACGATGACCGGATGCTCTACGAAACCACCAAGCGCCGGCTCGCCGCCCAGCAATGGGCCTTCGTTCAGGACTACGCCGATGCCAAGACCGAGGTGGTCGAAGAGATTCGCGCCCGCGCCGGCCTTCCCGAGGGACTGCAATCCTAGCCCGGCGGCTATCCCTCGGCTTCGACTACCAGTTGCACCGGATTCCGCCTCACCGCACGGGTGGAAAGGATCCAGATCGACGCCAGCAGCAACGCGCCACCAGCGATGCCCACCCAGCCGAGCCGTTCCTGGAAGAAGAACCAGGCCAGCACCGCCGCAATGAGCGGCTCGATCAACGTGACGATGGTCGCCATCGAAGCCGGCACGTCGCGCAGTCCCCGCTGATAGAAGAAGTAGGCGACGAACGATGGCACCGTCGCCAAATAGACCAGCAA contains the following coding sequences:
- a CDS encoding DinB family protein; amino-acid sequence: MTDTVHLPTNKIELLAFMTDQWNALVSASDRFSDDVWLGPTNAAGWNIRDHVGHVATWLRVEKPLLAAGTPIWQTAGMPQELWDAGDTDAINEWYRKSIVTKSPAEVRVERDRVFPALFEVVAAMPEADLANPARVIGLEASDRPLLTVMTENYGLHFDDHRAQIEALGAMAERS
- a CDS encoding helix-turn-helix transcriptional regulator, translating into MTVLHETNGMNTASATRGDVGRYWGTTFDTRPVGITTTQAAAGAGGRGRFARALEPSRDGRPPKLILSGPRPAWTIRPVPTAEIEQLLGHDCDMHAAEWPMSAVPTVNPAEPATAGARGSKQRVEQSPKGTPVLTRREREIATLVASGYSNRSIADQLFIARSTVERHIANILSKFGFSSRTQIATWVVTSRLSGA
- a CDS encoding FAD-binding oxidoreductase, which produces MSALVERMDVNVESTLSDLRGRLSGVVLTQDDPGYAEARTIWNAMIEARPALIALPESEQDVVELVEFAVRTGMPFSVRGGGHNIAGTALAHGGLTINMTRMRDIAVDTRRNRVTVQAGANWADVDAALEPYGMIVPGGIVSTTGVAGFTLGGGFGWLSRSKGYTTDSLTGATIVTADGAIRRIDADHEPDLFWAIRGGGGNFGVVTSFEFEPITLGPEIAGGLVLWPMEMAPEIMDLFTRESAKAPDELMHVLVMRVAPPAPFLPAEVHGKPVVGIAAMYAGPVEDGLQAMAPIMTYGTPLANTIKPKPYREHQAFLDSGQPFGRRYYWKSVYFDDFNEGVKQALLENGTSFRSPFSSILLPHLGGAAKRGDTGATATSHLSREFLVNYQASWEDPAQDEAMIDWAKTNHASLLPYATGHYVNFMTEDEVRDPARQAYEPGLLDRLRQVKRQFDPDNVFRFNKNIAPAY
- a CDS encoding helix-turn-helix domain-containing protein, which codes for MRSKGYGQFCPISIAAEVLTERWTLLVLRELLAGSTRFNDLHRGVPLMSASLLSQRLRDLEGAGLIERQPLPSGKGYSYHLTESGEALRPIITGIGLWGSKYMRTQFSPENLDPSLLMWDMRRWIRGDLMPPGRVVIRFDIPDAPVQKRRYWMVKEDGEHNVDLCLFDPGFPVDLVITSSLATLTRVWMGDIEAESAVRNQQLTLDGDPVVRMSFYDWIGLNPFVRLEAEGTVPALQRTA
- a CDS encoding PIN domain-containing protein — encoded protein: MEPIGLLDTNVILRFVMQDVPEHIEPSVQFFEALQRGEFTVRLLDTVVFECVYALGTVYAMPRSEIARILTRILAEPGIILPGKERYSDVFAFWAKTKRLSFADTYHLFATKDLGLDQIISFDRGLRGLDGVTRVEPPLR
- a CDS encoding AbrB/MazE/SpoVT family DNA-binding domain-containing protein; its protein translation is MRGETMVAEITRINAEGQLPIPADIRRELGLEEGDLMVVEERDGVMIVRRATHVEQTAGAGAAWRADPPLTREEEEDALAWAIGQAAARHE
- a CDS encoding GrpB family protein, with the translated sequence MPEDQIVRETGRARYTDEQKADIWIRGQTPLHSTIELVDYDPDWPNQYEQHRQTIANALGDRIVMLEHVGSTSVPGLAAKPRIDILLIVEDSSNEAAYVPQLEAAGFELHIRETDWHEHRCFKGFAPDANLHVFSPGCVEIERMVGFRNWLRAHDDDRMLYETTKRRLAAQQWAFVQDYADAKTEVVEEIRARAGLPEGLQS